One region of Salvelinus sp. IW2-2015 linkage group LG1, ASM291031v2, whole genome shotgun sequence genomic DNA includes:
- the LOC111970370 gene encoding ras-related protein Rap-1b-like — translation MREYKLVVLGSGGVGKSALTVQFVQGIFVEKYDPTIEDSYRKQSGGDGQQCMLEILDTAGTEQFTAMRDLYMKNGQGFALVYSITAQSTFNDLQDLREQILRVRTPKIDTVPMILVGNKCDLEDERVVGKEQGQNLARQWNHCAFLESSAKSKINVLDIFYDLVRQINSKTPVEKKKAKKKSNCVLL, via the exons ATGCGTGAATACAAGCTAGTGGTGCTAGGCTCGGGAGGCGTGGGCAAGTCCGCTCTG ACAGTCCAGTTTGTGCAGGGAATCTTTGTGGAAAAGTACGACCCAACAATAGAAGACTCCTACAGAAAG CAAAGTGGAGGTGATGGACAGCAGTGCATGCTTGAAATCCTCGACACAGCCGGCACA GAGCAGTTCACTGCCATGAGAGATCTGTACATGAAGAACGGTCAGGGCTTTGCCCTGGTGTACTCCATCACAGCACAGTCCACGTTCAACGACCTGCAGGACCTGAGGGAACAGATCCTGAGAGTCAGGACACCGAAGAT TGACACA gtgCCTATGATCCTGGTGGGTAATAAGTGTGATCTGGAGGATGAGCGGGTGGTGGGCAAGGAGCAGGGTCAGAACCTGGCCAGACAGTGGAACCACTGTGCCTTTTTAGAGTCCTCCGCAAAGTCAAAGATCAACGTCCTCGAC ATCTTCTACGACTTGGTCAGACAGATAAATAGTAAAACGCCTGTGGAAAAGAAGAAGGCGAAAAAGAAATCAAACTGTGTCCTGCTCTAA